One segment of Rosa chinensis cultivar Old Blush chromosome 6, RchiOBHm-V2, whole genome shotgun sequence DNA contains the following:
- the LOC112171009 gene encoding uncharacterized protein LOC112171009: protein MEDAVHEGVIHELSGDNPPSCYLGPHFPGGMPQVISQVLDEYQTDTSWHFSERDWSSWRAGKPQGWPTLTDEWKAWVPRMEHYFGNLWKEIGIFHAIKLTEQEIVAEKPMLAAALCFWASATNTMNLPLGYMSPTILDICTITGLSPIGIEINANHSLPTAFMDSFLPPKHDDKEEQMDATNESKRHRNYSTLYNTYGVVDSKESSERQPVKKYEHAAFLFYWLCKYVFCCKSGQCPRDYAAIAEALASGTKLALGPFVLAHLYRSLHRIVTDCMNPNVGGPLWMFQLWLRAYFPQLSVARPEYNHDVMYGQYLMATSSSHMSFADCFKMFYTLRSLESFSVCYSQWHPASTALGLNEPSEVLSEVQLRETWASFLISRDLHYGLATSSKYKPGVEIYLPNYFAHQFGFMQSCPVPYQHFENLLSSWRRKFRSKNLCILI, encoded by the exons ATGGAGGATGCGGTGCATGAAGGAGTAATTCATGAATTATCAGGGGACAATCCACCATCCTGTTATTTGGGTCCTCACTTTCCTGGAGGCATGCCGCAAGTAATCTCGCAGGTTCTTGATGAATACCAAACTGACACCTCGTGGCATTTTTCTGAACGTGACTGGTCTTCGTGGCGTGCTGGGAAGCCACAAGGTTGGCCAACTCTTACAGACGAATGGAAAGCATGGGTTCCAAGAATGGAGCATTACTTCGGCAACCTTTGGAAAGAAATTGGTATCTTTCATGCCATCAAACTCACGGAACAAGAAATAGTGGCAGAAAAACCCATGTTAGCGGCAGCACTATGTTTTTGGGCCTCTGCTACTAATACCATGAATCTGCCATTAGGCTACATGAGTCCTACAATTTTGGACATATGTACTATTACTGGCTTATCACCCATTGGTATTGAAATTAATGCAAACCACAGTCTTCCAACAGCTTTTATGGATAGCTTTCTTCCTCCCAAACATGATGATAAAGAAGAACAAATGGATGCTACAAACGAATCAAAGAGGCACCGCAACTATAGCACTTTGTATAACACATATGGTGTGGTCGACTCAAAAGAATCTTCAGAAAGACAACCGGTCAAAAAGTATGAACACGCGGCTTTCTTGTTCTATTGGTTATGCAAGTACGTATTTTGTTGTAAGTCGGGACAGTGCCCTCGTGACTATGCAGCAATAGCTGAGGCCCTAGCTTCTGGTACCAAACTAGCCCTCGGCCCATTTGTTCTTGCGCATCTTTATAGAAGTTTACACCGTATTGTGACTGACTGCATGAATCCTAATGTTGGCGGTCCACTTTGGATGTTCCAACTGTGGCTACGAGCTTATTTTCCTCAATTATCTGTTGCTCGGCCCGAATACAACCATGATGTTATGTACGGCCAATACCTTATGGCTACATCTTCATCCCACATGTCTTTTGCAGACTGCTTTAAGATGTTCTACACACTTAGAAGTTTAGAGAGCTTCTCTGTCTGCTATTCTCAATGGCATCCAGCCTCCACTGCACTCGGTTTGAATGAACCATCAGAAGTTCTTAGTGAAGTTCAATTAAGAGAAACTTGGGCCAGCTTTCTAATTTCACGGGATCTGCATTATGGGCTTGCAACCTCCAGCAAATACAAACCAGGTGTTGAGATTTACCTCCCCAACTACTTCGCTCATCAGTTTGGATTTATGCAAAGTTGCCCTGTCCCATATCAACATTTTGAAAATCTTTTGAGTTCATGGCGCCGGAAGTTCAGATCAAAGAACTTGTGCATCCTG ATCTGA